From one Novosphingobium sp. genomic stretch:
- a CDS encoding aldose 1-epimerase family protein, translating into MDDLISITSGALTARINPFGAELWSLQDASGAQYMTDADPAFWTGHAPLLFPIVGGLVDDTYRLGDQTYHLPRHGFARRNAFDVLVVEEDVAVFGLSDSAETRKVYPFAFKLAMAFRLSGQTLHMAATITNADDHPMPFSFGYHPAFAWPLPGGAAKDAHRIVFAKDEPEDIRRVDKALGQLLPEKQASPVKGRELALSPDLFEQDAVIWDHPHSHALSYGAEGGAWLDVSFPDTQALGLWQAPGAHFLCIEPWQGHADPLGFAGDFTQKPGVVTIEPGQSRTYRLDVTVRPA; encoded by the coding sequence ATGGATGACCTGATTTCGATCACCTCGGGCGCTCTGACGGCCCGGATCAATCCGTTCGGCGCGGAACTGTGGTCGCTGCAAGACGCCTCCGGCGCCCAGTATATGACCGATGCCGATCCCGCCTTCTGGACGGGCCATGCCCCGCTGCTGTTCCCCATTGTGGGCGGTCTGGTGGACGACACCTATCGGCTGGGCGATCAGACCTATCATCTGCCGCGCCATGGCTTCGCCCGCCGCAATGCCTTCGATGTGCTGGTGGTGGAGGAGGATGTCGCTGTCTTCGGCCTGAGCGACAGTGCGGAGACCCGCAAGGTCTATCCCTTCGCCTTCAAGCTGGCGATGGCGTTTCGGTTGAGCGGGCAGACGCTGCATATGGCCGCCACCATCACCAATGCGGACGATCATCCGATGCCCTTCAGCTTCGGCTATCACCCGGCCTTCGCCTGGCCGCTGCCGGGCGGGGCGGCCAAGGATGCCCATCGAATCGTCTTTGCAAAGGATGAGCCCGAGGATATCCGCCGCGTCGACAAGGCGCTCGGCCAGCTGTTGCCTGAAAAACAGGCAAGCCCGGTGAAGGGCCGCGAACTGGCGCTTTCCCCTGACCTGTTCGAGCAGGATGCGGTGATCTGGGATCACCCGCACAGCCATGCGCTGTCCTATGGCGCCGAGGGTGGCGCGTGGCTGGACGTCAGCTTTCCCGATACGCAGGCGCTGGGGCTGTGGCAGGCGCCGGGCGCGCATTTCCTCTGCATCGAGCCGTGGCAGGGCCATGCCGATCCTTTGGGCTTTGCGGGCGATTTCACGCAGAAGCCCGGCGTCGTCACCATCGAGCCCGGCCAGTCGCGCACTTATCGTCTGGATGTGACGGTCCGCCCGGCATGA
- a CDS encoding helix-turn-helix domain-containing protein, whose protein sequence is MDYLHPEWANLRFHSGERLSAENHVGQAIDKVDFAATGPSGRALRFEVGTCRIWGIGLMPLGWAKFVAAPADALADAVVDGQEHEAFAAFRPLADTLFGAEPDVEGELARISAHFLSRAGESLADEERIMAVHTALVDPDVSTVSQLAERVGASDRTVERACARAFGFSPKLLLRRQRFIRSLSQYMLDPSLKWIGALDGHYHDQAQFVREFREFMGMTPRQYGKLEHPILDAIVNERARLAGAAMQALDTPDGQRGSGR, encoded by the coding sequence GTGGATTACCTACATCCGGAATGGGCCAATCTGCGTTTCCATTCGGGTGAGCGACTGTCGGCGGAAAATCATGTTGGTCAGGCGATCGACAAGGTCGATTTCGCGGCCACCGGTCCCAGTGGCCGGGCGCTTCGCTTCGAGGTCGGCACGTGCCGTATCTGGGGCATCGGGCTGATGCCGCTGGGCTGGGCCAAGTTCGTCGCCGCTCCGGCCGATGCGCTGGCCGATGCGGTGGTCGATGGGCAGGAGCATGAGGCCTTCGCGGCCTTCCGCCCGCTGGCCGACACGCTCTTCGGGGCGGAGCCTGATGTGGAGGGCGAGCTGGCTCGCATCTCCGCCCATTTCCTGAGCCGCGCGGGCGAGTCTCTGGCCGATGAGGAGCGGATCATGGCGGTGCACACCGCGCTGGTCGATCCCGACGTTTCCACCGTCTCGCAACTGGCCGAGCGGGTCGGTGCCAGCGACCGCACGGTGGAGCGGGCCTGCGCGCGGGCCTTCGGCTTCTCGCCCAAGTTGCTGCTGCGGCGCCAGCGGTTTATCCGCAGTCTCTCGCAGTACATGCTCGACCCTTCGCTCAAGTGGATCGGCGCGCTTGACGGGCATTACCACGACCAGGCGCAATTCGTGCGCGAGTTCCGCGAGTTCATGGGCATGACCCCGCGCCAATATGGCAAGCTGGAGCATCCGATCCTCGACGCTATCGTCAACGAGCGCGCCCGGCTGGCGGGCGCGGCGATGCAGGCGCTCGATACGCCCGATGGCCAGCGCGGCAGCGGACGCTGA
- the pheS gene encoding phenylalanine--tRNA ligase subunit alpha, giving the protein MIDLDALGTQALGKIAAATDLDALEALRVEFLGKQGSISGLMKTLGAMSPEERQTQGVAIQALRSSVTDALAEGKAKLEAAALERKLAAETIDLSLPAPEAPLGSVHPVSQVMDELAEIFADLGFAVASGPEIEDDWHNFTALNMPESHPARAMHDTFYLPDLTAEGREMVLRTHTSPVQIRAMLAAGGNQPLRIIAPGRVYRSDSDATHTPMFHQIEGLVIGKDIHLGHLKWTLETLLKAFFEREDILLRLRPSYFPFTEPSVEVDTGYSWQDGRRVVGGSGDAEGHSWMELLGSGMVNAHVLRAGGYDPAEWQGFAFGVGVDRLAMLKYGMNDLRAFFDGDARWLSHYGFSALDVPTLSGGVGVNA; this is encoded by the coding sequence ATGATCGATTTGGATGCTCTTGGAACGCAAGCGCTGGGCAAGATTGCCGCAGCGACTGATCTCGACGCTCTCGAGGCGCTGCGGGTCGAGTTTCTGGGCAAGCAAGGCTCGATCTCGGGCCTGATGAAGACGCTGGGCGCGATGAGCCCGGAAGAACGCCAGACGCAGGGCGTGGCGATTCAGGCTTTGCGCAGCAGCGTTACCGATGCGCTGGCCGAAGGCAAGGCCAAGCTGGAGGCCGCCGCGCTGGAGCGCAAGCTGGCCGCCGAGACCATCGACCTTAGTCTGCCCGCGCCCGAGGCGCCATTGGGCAGCGTCCACCCCGTCAGCCAGGTGATGGACGAGCTGGCCGAGATCTTCGCCGATCTGGGCTTCGCCGTCGCCAGCGGGCCGGAGATCGAGGACGACTGGCACAATTTCACCGCGCTCAACATGCCCGAGAGCCATCCGGCGCGCGCGATGCATGACACCTTCTATCTGCCCGACCTGACGGCAGAGGGCCGCGAGATGGTGCTGCGCACCCATACCAGCCCAGTGCAGATCCGCGCCATGCTGGCGGCGGGCGGCAACCAGCCGCTGCGCATCATCGCGCCGGGCCGCGTCTATCGCAGCGATTCCGATGCCACCCACACGCCGATGTTCCATCAGATCGAAGGTCTGGTGATCGGCAAGGACATCCATCTGGGTCACCTGAAGTGGACTCTGGAAACGCTGCTCAAGGCCTTCTTCGAGCGCGAGGACATCTTGCTGCGTCTGCGCCCCAGCTACTTCCCCTTCACCGAGCCCTCGGTCGAGGTCGATACGGGCTATTCATGGCAGGATGGCCGCCGCGTGGTTGGCGGCAGCGGCGATGCAGAGGGCCATTCGTGGATGGAACTGCTGGGCAGCGGCATGGTCAATGCCCATGTGCTGCGCGCGGGCGGCTATGATCCGGCGGAATGGCAGGGCTTTGCCTTTGGCGTGGGCGTCGATCGCCTCGCCATGCTGAAATATGGGATGAACGATTTGCGGGCCTTCTTCGATGGCGATGCGCGCTGGCTGAGCCATTACGGCTTCTCCGCGCTGGACGTGCCGACCCTGTCGGGCGGCGTCGGTGTGAACGCATAA
- the rplT gene encoding 50S ribosomal protein L20, producing the protein MARVKRGVTTRAKHKNILEQAKGYRGRRKNTIRVARQAVEKAGQYAYRDRKIKKRTFRALWITRINAAVRAEGLTYSQFIHGVKLAGIELDRKAMADLAMNEGGVFTAVIAQAKAALPAA; encoded by the coding sequence ATGGCACGTGTCAAGAGGGGTGTTACCACCCGCGCCAAGCATAAGAACATTCTGGAGCAGGCCAAGGGTTACCGCGGCCGCCGCAAGAATACGATCCGCGTCGCTCGTCAGGCCGTCGAAAAGGCCGGTCAGTACGCTTACCGCGATCGCAAGATCAAGAAGCGCACCTTCCGCGCCCTGTGGATCACGCGTATCAACGCGGCTGTCCGCGCTGAAGGCCTGACCTATTCGCAGTTCATCCATGGCGTGAAGCTGGCTGGCATCGAGCTGGACCGCAAGGCCATGGCCGACCTGGCGATGAACGAAGGTGGCGTGTTCACCGCCGTCATCGCTCAGGCGAAGGCTGCTCTTCCCGCCGCGTAA
- the rpmI gene encoding 50S ribosomal protein L35 has protein sequence MPKLKTKSGVKKRFKLTATGKVKHGVAGKRHRLMSHNAKYIRQNRGTEVISDADAKVIKKWAPYGLN, from the coding sequence ATGCCCAAGCTCAAGACCAAGAGCGGCGTGAAAAAGCGCTTCAAGCTCACCGCCACCGGCAAGGTGAAGCACGGCGTCGCTGGCAAGCGTCACCGCCTCATGAGCCATAACGCCAAGTACATCCGCCAGAACCGCGGCACCGAAGTGATCTCCGACGCCGATGCGAAGGTGATCAAGAAGTGGGCGCCCTACGGGCTGAACTGA
- a CDS encoding ferredoxin: MYICICNAIREKDLRCAARCQGGDAETLYEAMGHTPRCCQCLHDADVIVANERASVAV; this comes from the coding sequence ATGTATATCTGCATCTGCAATGCCATTCGTGAAAAAGACCTGCGCTGCGCCGCGCGTTGCCAGGGCGGCGACGCCGAAACGCTGTATGAAGCGATGGGCCATACCCCTCGCTGCTGCCAGTGCCTTCACGATGCCGATGTGATTGTGGCCAATGAAAGGGCGTCCGTCGCGGTCTGA
- the pheT gene encoding phenylalanine--tRNA ligase subunit beta: MKFSLSWLKAHLDTDASVQQISDGLNAVGLEVEGIEDPAQKLKGFRVAKILTAAQHPNADKLQVLTVDTGEGDPLQVVCGAPNARAGLVGVLGLPGAVVPANGMVLKVAAVRGTESNGMMCSMRELELGEGHDGIIELPEDAPVGTAFAEYHGADPVFDIAITPNRPDCMGVYGIARDLAAVGLGTLKPIAAPGIAGSYPCPVAIATQDAEACPAFYGRVIKGVKNGPSPDWLQERLKSAGQRPISALVDITNLVMLTYGRPAHAYDLAKLSGPVVARRAVEGEVCLALNGKEYTLDAGMTVIADDAGVHDIAGIMGGEHSGCSDDTTDVLLEIAYFNPERIAATGRKLNLTSDARSRFERGVDPAFLDTGLDLLTGLVLEICGGEASQVVRAGEAPATPKVVAYDPKLAETLGGVSIPGDEQKRILAALGFVAADDWSVTVPGWRPDVDGAPDIVEEVVRIHGIDKVESVPLPRADGVARPTATPAQKLERRVRRAAAARGLNEAVTWSFLPVPEAEHFASGDLWVLSNPISEDLKAMRPSLLPGLLSAARRNLARGASGLRLFEIGRRYLRGADGRSDEKLTLAVVLVGEKTPRGWATGKPQPFDAFDAKAEAVALLAQAGAPVDSLQLMGEAGPQFHPGQSATLRLGPKNVLARFGVLHPATLKAFDIDAPVAVAEIYLDAIPAKKGAAGFARVNYAPPALQAVKRDFAFLVPVGRAAGDVLRAVRGADKATIVAARVFDDFRGQGVPEGQKSLAIEITLQPGEKSFTDADLKAIADKVVAAAAKQDAVLRA; this comes from the coding sequence ATGAAATTCTCTCTCTCGTGGCTCAAGGCCCATCTCGACACCGATGCCAGCGTCCAGCAGATTTCCGATGGGTTGAACGCCGTCGGTCTGGAAGTTGAGGGTATCGAGGACCCGGCGCAGAAGCTGAAGGGCTTCCGCGTGGCGAAGATCCTCACCGCCGCGCAGCATCCCAATGCCGACAAGCTGCAGGTGCTGACTGTCGACACCGGCGAGGGCGACCCCCTGCAGGTCGTCTGCGGCGCGCCCAATGCGCGGGCCGGTCTGGTTGGCGTGCTGGGCCTGCCCGGCGCTGTCGTGCCCGCCAATGGCATGGTGCTGAAGGTGGCCGCCGTGCGCGGCACCGAATCGAACGGCATGATGTGTTCCATGCGCGAGCTGGAGCTGGGCGAGGGCCATGACGGCATCATCGAACTGCCCGAAGACGCGCCCGTGGGCACCGCTTTCGCCGAGTACCACGGCGCCGATCCGGTGTTCGACATCGCCATCACCCCCAACCGCCCGGATTGCATGGGCGTCTATGGCATTGCGCGCGATCTGGCGGCGGTTGGTCTGGGCACGCTCAAGCCCATCGCCGCGCCCGGCATCGCTGGCAGCTATCCCTGCCCGGTGGCAATCGCCACGCAGGACGCAGAAGCCTGCCCGGCCTTTTATGGTCGCGTCATCAAGGGCGTGAAGAACGGCCCCAGCCCGGACTGGCTGCAGGAGCGCCTCAAGAGCGCTGGCCAGCGCCCGATCTCGGCGCTGGTGGACATCACCAATCTGGTGATGCTGACCTATGGCCGCCCGGCGCATGCCTATGATCTGGCGAAGCTCTCCGGCCCGGTGGTGGCGCGTCGCGCTGTCGAGGGTGAGGTCTGTCTGGCGCTCAACGGCAAGGAATACACGCTCGACGCCGGGATGACGGTGATCGCCGATGATGCTGGCGTGCATGACATCGCCGGCATCATGGGCGGCGAGCATTCGGGCTGCTCGGACGACACCACCGACGTCCTGCTGGAAATCGCCTATTTCAACCCCGAGCGCATCGCCGCCACGGGCCGCAAGCTGAACCTCACCTCGGATGCGCGCAGCCGTTTCGAGCGTGGCGTCGATCCCGCCTTCCTCGACACCGGCCTCGATCTGCTGACGGGTCTGGTGCTGGAGATCTGCGGTGGTGAGGCTTCGCAGGTGGTGCGCGCGGGCGAGGCGCCTGCCACGCCCAAGGTTGTGGCCTATGATCCGAAGCTGGCCGAAACGCTGGGCGGCGTGAGCATCCCCGGCGACGAGCAGAAGCGCATTCTGGCCGCTCTGGGCTTCGTGGCTGCCGATGACTGGTCGGTCACCGTGCCCGGCTGGCGCCCCGATGTGGATGGCGCGCCCGACATCGTCGAGGAAGTCGTCCGTATCCATGGCATCGACAAGGTGGAGAGCGTGCCTCTCCCCCGTGCCGATGGCGTCGCCCGCCCCACCGCCACCCCGGCCCAGAAGCTGGAGCGCCGCGTGCGCCGCGCCGCCGCCGCGCGCGGTCTGAACGAGGCCGTCACCTGGTCCTTCCTGCCCGTGCCCGAGGCCGAGCATTTCGCTTCTGGCGATCTCTGGGTGCTGTCCAACCCGATCAGCGAGGATCTCAAGGCCATGCGCCCCTCGCTGCTGCCGGGGCTGCTGTCTGCCGCTCGCCGCAATCTGGCGCGCGGTGCTTCGGGCCTGCGCCTGTTCGAGATCGGGCGGCGTTATCTGCGCGGGGCCGATGGCCGCAGCGATGAAAAGCTGACGCTCGCCGTGGTGCTGGTGGGCGAAAAGACCCCGCGCGGCTGGGCCACCGGCAAACCCCAGCCTTTCGACGCTTTCGACGCCAAGGCCGAAGCCGTGGCGCTGCTGGCGCAGGCCGGTGCCCCGGTGGACAGCCTGCAACTGATGGGCGAGGCCGGTCCTCAATTCCATCCCGGCCAGTCGGCCACCTTGCGCCTTGGGCCCAAGAATGTGCTGGCGCGTTTCGGCGTGCTGCATCCCGCCACGCTGAAGGCCTTCGACATCGATGCGCCGGTGGCGGTGGCCGAGATCTATCTCGACGCCATCCCCGCCAAGAAGGGCGCCGCCGGTTTTGCCCGCGTCAACTACGCACCGCCCGCGCTTCAGGCGGTGAAGCGCGACTTCGCCTTCCTCGTGCCGGTGGGCCGCGCGGCGGGCGATGTGCTGCGCGCGGTGCGCGGGGCCGACAAGGCGACCATCGTGGCCGCTCGCGTCTTCGATGACTTCCGTGGTCAGGGCGTGCCCGAGGGACAGAAGAGTCTGGCCATCGAAATCACCCTCCAGCCCGGCGAGAAGAGCTTCACCGATGCCGATCTGAAGGCCATCGCCGACAAGGTGGTGGCCGCCGCCGCCAAGCAGGACGCTGTGTTGCGCGCCTAA